The Nesterenkonia xinjiangensis genome contains a region encoding:
- a CDS encoding DUF202 domain-containing protein, which translates to MARTTAALHGDPGLQPERTVLSWGRTMMLFALVGAVFLRWMPHYGLWTMLLTLVCAAVAAGIYFTQRVRYRRQSLGVEAEQVEADVLAVFSTTGAVLALGVLGVVAVLWA; encoded by the coding sequence ATGGCTCGGACCACCGCTGCGCTGCACGGCGACCCAGGTCTCCAGCCGGAACGGACCGTGCTCTCCTGGGGGCGCACCATGATGCTCTTCGCCCTGGTCGGTGCCGTCTTCCTGCGCTGGATGCCGCACTACGGCCTGTGGACGATGCTGCTGACACTGGTCTGCGCGGCCGTGGCGGCCGGCATCTACTTCACCCAGCGGGTCCGCTACCGGCGCCAGTCCCTGGGAGTGGAGGCCGAGCAGGTGGAGGCCGACGTCCTCGCGGTGTTCTCCACCACCGGCGCCGTCCTGGCGCTGGGTGTGCTGGGCGTGGTCGCGGTGCTCTGGGCCTGA
- a CDS encoding 4-hydroxybenzoate 3-monooxygenase, protein MTEHTSRVDVGIVGGGPAGLMTALLLKRRGISAAVVERRSQETIRATQRAGILEAPTVDMLVDAEIGSRVLTEGHEHEGTVLSFDGVQHRIDFQALVGRSVWLYPQNEVFHDLATAWQAEGGEIHWEVDGVAVEGLEGDTPAITFADAAGEPRRIEAELIVGADGSRSMSRKLIPDDVRTDYFTSYPFAWFGILCEAPPTAPELIYANSEVGFALISQRNEDITRMYFQCDPDTDPEDWSDDAIFEHIQQVLGGEDVVALKRGRIIDKTVLPFRSYVCDPLTYGRLVLAGDAGHTVPPTGAKGLNLAFSDVRALVPRIEEFLTGLRSGPARGDGSAGGGPADLTAPLRRYSATALDRVWKAQNFSWWATNLLHRRPGEDAFAHQRRRGEFQAITGSVHGQSYFADSYTGWAEV, encoded by the coding sequence ATGACCGAGCACACCAGCCGAGTCGACGTCGGCATCGTGGGCGGCGGGCCAGCCGGCCTGATGACGGCGCTGCTGCTCAAGCGCCGCGGGATCAGCGCCGCCGTCGTCGAACGCCGCAGCCAGGAGACCATCCGTGCCACTCAGCGGGCCGGCATCCTCGAGGCCCCCACGGTGGACATGCTCGTCGACGCCGAGATCGGCTCCCGGGTGCTGACCGAGGGTCACGAGCACGAGGGCACGGTGCTCAGCTTCGACGGGGTCCAGCACCGCATCGACTTCCAGGCCCTGGTGGGCCGTTCGGTGTGGCTCTACCCGCAGAATGAGGTCTTCCATGATCTGGCGACCGCCTGGCAGGCCGAGGGCGGCGAGATCCACTGGGAGGTGGACGGCGTCGCCGTCGAGGGGCTCGAGGGCGACACCCCGGCGATCACCTTCGCGGATGCCGCCGGCGAGCCGCGGCGGATCGAGGCGGAGCTGATCGTCGGCGCCGACGGATCCCGGTCCATGAGCCGGAAGCTCATCCCCGACGACGTCCGCACCGACTACTTCACCAGCTATCCGTTCGCCTGGTTCGGGATCCTCTGTGAGGCACCGCCCACCGCCCCAGAGCTGATCTATGCGAACTCCGAAGTCGGCTTCGCGCTGATCTCCCAGCGCAATGAGGACATCACCCGCATGTACTTCCAGTGCGACCCCGACACCGACCCCGAGGACTGGAGCGACGACGCCATCTTCGAGCACATCCAGCAGGTCCTTGGTGGCGAGGACGTGGTGGCGCTGAAACGCGGACGGATCATCGACAAGACGGTGCTGCCCTTCCGCTCCTATGTGTGCGACCCGCTGACCTACGGGCGGCTCGTCTTGGCCGGCGACGCCGGGCACACCGTGCCGCCCACCGGTGCCAAGGGGCTCAACCTCGCCTTCTCCGACGTGCGGGCCCTGGTGCCGCGCATCGAGGAGTTCCTCACCGGCCTGCGGAGCGGGCCTGCCCGTGGCGACGGCTCGGCAGGAGGTGGCCCTGCCGACCTCACCGCGCCGTTGCGGCGCTACTCTGCCACGGCGCTGGACCGGGTGTGGAAGGCCCAGAACTTCTCCTGGTGGGCCACCAACCTGCTGCACCGCCGGCCCGGTGAAGACGCCTTCGCCCACCAGCGACGCCGCGGAGAGTTCCAGGCCATCACCGGATCAGTCCACGGGCAGTCCTACTTCGCCGACTCGTACACCGGCTGGGCCGAGGTCTGA
- a CDS encoding MFS transporter, with translation MSGREQEAGATPQGRGPGAGLLAALLGAVGIGPVLIYGLSATSDLVIADLGITEAQFGLFATVCFASAAVGNASLARLSDRLSDRVLMCLIFLLAAAALGLAAVPGGYMLVLVAAGISGLAQSFPNGVTNRILLQRVPARRRIGWAGIKQSGVQASQLTASLAFPAVAVWIGWRGASLLGVLLALGLMALTLHVLRQVPPLAVSPATDRTMDTSPGPGPGPEPGPLKESATPMSHPRLPGVVWALTFFGFLNGLGVQATNVYLPLFAVRELEFSLLAGGLTAAAAGAIGVAARVGWGRVMSMGASAPKLLLVLSMMALTGAGTFLAAGITGWAVLLWLAVALHGASALGVSVVIMGALLRSIPAERMASASGIATAGMFAGFTLGPLVMGLLIGATGGFQAGWIAAASTYTGCVVLSGVLVARGRRIRGG, from the coding sequence ATGAGCGGGCGCGAGCAGGAGGCCGGCGCAACGCCGCAGGGCAGAGGCCCGGGGGCCGGACTGCTGGCCGCCCTGTTGGGTGCCGTGGGCATCGGGCCGGTGCTGATCTACGGACTCAGCGCCACCAGCGACCTGGTGATCGCCGACCTGGGGATCACCGAGGCCCAGTTCGGGCTCTTCGCCACCGTCTGTTTCGCCTCCGCGGCCGTGGGCAACGCGTCCCTGGCAAGACTCTCCGACCGGCTGTCCGACCGGGTGCTGATGTGCCTGATCTTCCTGCTCGCCGCCGCCGCACTGGGCCTGGCTGCGGTCCCCGGCGGCTACATGCTGGTGCTGGTGGCCGCCGGGATCTCCGGGCTCGCACAGTCCTTCCCCAACGGGGTGACCAACAGGATCCTGCTCCAGAGGGTGCCTGCCCGGCGGCGGATCGGCTGGGCCGGCATCAAACAGTCCGGGGTTCAGGCCAGCCAGCTCACCGCCAGCCTGGCCTTCCCTGCAGTGGCGGTGTGGATCGGCTGGCGCGGAGCCTCTCTGCTGGGCGTGCTGCTCGCCCTGGGGCTGATGGCGCTCACGCTGCACGTGCTGCGCCAGGTCCCTCCGCTGGCCGTGTCGCCGGCCACGGACCGGACGATGGACACGTCGCCGGGGCCGGGGCCGGGGCCGGAGCCTGGCCCGCTGAAGGAGTCCGCGACGCCGATGTCGCACCCCCGATTGCCCGGGGTCGTCTGGGCGTTGACGTTCTTCGGCTTCCTCAACGGTCTCGGGGTGCAGGCCACCAACGTGTACCTGCCGCTCTTCGCGGTCCGAGAGCTGGAGTTCAGCCTGCTGGCCGGAGGGCTGACGGCTGCCGCGGCCGGAGCGATCGGCGTGGCCGCACGAGTGGGCTGGGGCCGCGTCATGTCCATGGGCGCCTCCGCTCCGAAGCTGCTGCTGGTGCTGTCGATGATGGCGCTCACCGGGGCCGGGACCTTCCTGGCCGCCGGCATCACCGGCTGGGCGGTGCTGCTCTGGCTCGCTGTCGCCCTGCATGGCGCCTCCGCGCTCGGGGTCTCCGTGGTGATCATGGGGGCGCTGCTGCGCAGCATCCCTGCGGAGAGGATGGCCTCGGCCAGCGGGATCGCCACGGCAGGGATGTTCGCCGGCTTCACCCTGGGCCCTTTGGTGATGGGGCTGCTCATCGGCGCGACCGGCGGATTCCAGGCCGGGTGGATCGCTGCGGCCAGCACCTACACCGGCTGTGTGGTCCTCTCCGGGGTGCTGGTCGCCCGGGGCCGGCGCATCCGCGGAGGCTGA
- a CDS encoding benzaldehyde dehydrogenase: MTLLDSTTWTGKIHSTRWTEGSDGTITVREPATGETLGTVGAASREDVLAASRAAAAAQKDWAARPPRERAAVLRRAGRLFEEHAEEIRSWIVSETGAIPPKGGLEAKIAADECHEAAALPTHPHGEVLATDEDRWSQARRRPAGVVSVIAPFNFPLILSIRSVAPALALGNAVLLKPDPRTSVSGGVVLARIFEEAGLPEGLLHLLPGGRETGAAVVEASEVRVVAFTGSTEAGRSIGETCARLLKRPHLELGGNNAMIVLPEADLDRAVSAAAFGSFMHQGQICMTTGRHLVHEDIHDDYLERLAAKADGLPVGDPAREQVALGPIIDENQLKRVDSIVQETVLGGGRVVAGGTHDGPFYRPTVLTDLTEESPAWAQEIFGPVAPVMRFRTEEEAISLANGSAYGLSASILGDVGAAMRIADQLASGKIHINEQTVSDEAYAPFGGVGDSGNGSRVGGAAANIESFTELQWLTLRPEIARYPF, translated from the coding sequence ATGACGCTGCTGGACTCCACCACCTGGACGGGCAAGATCCACTCCACGCGCTGGACGGAGGGCTCTGACGGCACGATCACCGTCCGGGAGCCTGCCACCGGAGAGACGTTGGGCACCGTAGGGGCGGCCTCCCGGGAGGATGTGCTCGCCGCCTCCCGCGCGGCCGCCGCGGCGCAGAAGGACTGGGCCGCCCGACCCCCTCGGGAGCGGGCCGCCGTGCTGCGCCGGGCCGGACGGCTCTTCGAGGAGCACGCCGAGGAGATCCGCTCCTGGATCGTCTCAGAGACCGGCGCCATCCCGCCGAAGGGCGGGCTGGAGGCCAAGATCGCCGCCGACGAGTGCCACGAGGCGGCCGCCCTGCCCACCCACCCGCACGGTGAGGTGCTGGCCACCGACGAGGACCGCTGGTCCCAAGCCCGACGCCGGCCCGCCGGGGTGGTCTCCGTGATCGCGCCGTTCAACTTCCCGCTGATCCTCTCCATCCGGTCCGTGGCGCCGGCGTTGGCGCTGGGCAACGCCGTGCTGCTCAAGCCCGACCCGCGCACCTCCGTCTCCGGGGGTGTGGTGCTGGCCCGTATCTTCGAGGAGGCCGGACTGCCCGAGGGACTGCTGCACCTGCTGCCCGGCGGCCGCGAGACCGGAGCCGCCGTCGTCGAGGCCTCGGAGGTGCGCGTGGTGGCCTTCACCGGTTCCACGGAGGCCGGCCGCAGCATCGGGGAGACCTGCGCCCGGCTGCTGAAGCGGCCGCATCTGGAGCTGGGCGGCAACAACGCGATGATCGTGCTGCCCGAGGCGGACTTGGACAGGGCGGTCTCCGCGGCGGCCTTCGGCTCCTTCATGCACCAGGGGCAGATCTGCATGACCACTGGGCGGCACCTGGTCCATGAGGACATCCACGATGACTACCTGGAGCGGCTCGCCGCGAAGGCCGACGGACTGCCGGTGGGCGACCCGGCCCGGGAGCAGGTGGCCCTGGGACCGATCATCGATGAGAACCAGCTCAAGCGGGTGGACTCCATCGTCCAGGAGACGGTGCTCGGCGGCGGCCGCGTGGTGGCGGGCGGCACCCATGACGGACCGTTCTACCGTCCCACAGTGCTCACCGACCTGACCGAGGAGAGCCCCGCCTGGGCGCAGGAGATCTTCGGGCCCGTGGCCCCGGTGATGCGGTTCCGCACCGAGGAGGAGGCCATCTCCCTGGCCAACGGCAGCGCCTACGGGCTCTCCGCCTCCATCCTGGGCGACGTCGGCGCGGCCATGCGGATCGCCGACCAGCTCGCCTCCGGGAAGATCCACATCAACGAGCAGACTGTCTCCGATGAGGCCTATGCCCCCTTCGGCGGCGTCGGCGACTCGGGCAACGGGAGCCGGGTGGGAGGCGCGGCCGCGAACATCGAGTCCTTCACAGAGCTCCAGTGGCTGACCCTGCGCCCGGAGATCGCCCGATACCCGTTCTGA
- a CDS encoding SurA N-terminal domain-containing protein — protein sequence MSKKLLTSFALAGVLLGVAGCGDAPEEGADGAETENPADAEQGAEGDGGAEGEAGPEGEMPEPDTSDIPEVVAEVNGEELSGEEFTTLYENQFQQMAMQSQMSGEEVDEDALKEQSLESMIANELLIQDAEDAGFEAGEDDVEELLETTAETGGMESVEDLIQAYEEQGMSEEKLREDAHDQVLIDQRLEDLDVEEPSEEELRDYYDEASAQQAPEGAEGEEAEMPEFEEVRDELEQELTTQKQNEAAQAHVEDLREDADVETHL from the coding sequence ATGTCGAAGAAACTGCTGACAAGCTTTGCCCTGGCCGGCGTGCTGCTCGGTGTCGCCGGCTGCGGCGATGCGCCCGAGGAGGGCGCGGATGGCGCCGAGACGGAGAACCCCGCCGACGCTGAGCAGGGAGCCGAAGGTGATGGCGGGGCCGAGGGAGAGGCTGGGCCCGAGGGTGAGATGCCCGAGCCCGACACGTCCGACATCCCCGAGGTGGTCGCCGAGGTCAACGGGGAGGAGCTCTCCGGTGAGGAGTTCACCACCCTCTATGAGAACCAGTTCCAGCAGATGGCCATGCAGTCCCAGATGTCGGGCGAGGAGGTGGACGAGGACGCGCTGAAGGAGCAGTCCCTGGAGTCCATGATCGCCAACGAGCTGCTGATCCAGGACGCCGAGGACGCCGGTTTCGAGGCCGGTGAGGACGACGTCGAGGAGCTGCTCGAGACCACCGCCGAGACCGGCGGCATGGAGTCTGTGGAGGACCTCATCCAGGCCTATGAGGAGCAGGGCATGAGCGAGGAGAAGCTCCGCGAGGATGCCCACGACCAGGTGCTCATCGACCAGCGGCTCGAGGACCTCGACGTCGAGGAGCCCTCCGAGGAGGAGCTCCGCGACTACTACGACGAGGCTTCCGCCCAGCAGGCCCCTGAGGGCGCTGAGGGTGAAGAGGCCGAGATGCCGGAGTTCGAGGAAGTGCGTGACGAGCTCGAGCAGGAGCTCACCACCCAGAAGCAGAATGAGGCCGCCCAGGCCCACGTCGAGGACCTCCGCGAGGACGCCGACGTCGAGACTCATCTCTGA
- a CDS encoding YidH family protein, translating to MAESADRGWVASKLLAQGEEPDPRFTLANERTFLAWIRTALAFLAGGIALEAFAADVFADPYRTIISVLTIGVGLLISLGAAARWLHVERSLRLRRPLPMPLIIPVLSFASGVAMAVVILLVVFS from the coding sequence ATGGCGGAGTCTGCTGATCGCGGGTGGGTGGCCTCGAAGCTGCTGGCGCAGGGCGAGGAGCCCGACCCTCGGTTCACCCTGGCCAATGAGCGGACGTTCCTGGCCTGGATCCGCACCGCGCTGGCGTTCCTGGCCGGTGGGATCGCGCTCGAGGCCTTCGCCGCCGACGTCTTTGCGGACCCTTACCGGACCATCATCTCGGTCCTCACCATCGGGGTGGGGCTGCTGATCAGCCTCGGTGCGGCCGCCCGCTGGCTGCATGTGGAGCGCAGCCTGCGGCTCCGCCGCCCGCTGCCCATGCCGCTGATCATCCCGGTGCTGAGCTTCGCCTCCGGGGTGGCGATGGCGGTGGTGATCCTCCTGGTGGTCTTCAGCTGA
- a CDS encoding IclR family transcriptional regulator, which yields MANSPSGDAVLDRVMRLFAALEEQPSQTPGDLVAAARLPRTTGYRLIRELRTRGLLALTDGGEIVVGRRVWEIAQHAPIHRELRTAALPYMQDVNAVVRQTTQLSVLADDGALIVERLSRHGAVANPAEVATTMPAHLTSMGHVLLAFAPQRTAERWWAEHGDRAEAARPELRRELAEARRRGHGLLVGVINTETAGLSVPVLDPRGRALAALTVVVPRDSPEIPQFLMALQTAARGISRAMPQPTVPLNETPVVRSPQSPAD from the coding sequence ATGGCCAACTCACCCAGCGGCGACGCCGTCCTGGACCGCGTGATGCGGCTGTTCGCCGCCCTGGAGGAGCAGCCGTCCCAGACCCCCGGCGACCTCGTTGCCGCCGCACGCCTGCCCCGGACCACCGGATACCGGCTCATCCGGGAGCTGCGCACACGCGGTCTGCTGGCGCTGACCGACGGCGGGGAGATCGTCGTCGGACGCCGGGTGTGGGAGATCGCCCAGCACGCCCCCATCCACCGGGAGCTGCGCACCGCGGCGCTGCCGTACATGCAGGACGTCAACGCGGTGGTCCGGCAGACCACCCAGCTCTCGGTCCTCGCCGACGACGGTGCACTGATCGTGGAGCGGCTCTCTCGACACGGTGCTGTGGCCAACCCGGCGGAGGTGGCGACCACCATGCCGGCGCATCTGACCTCCATGGGACACGTGCTGCTGGCCTTCGCACCTCAGCGCACCGCCGAGCGCTGGTGGGCCGAGCACGGGGACCGTGCGGAGGCGGCCCGGCCGGAACTGCGCCGGGAGCTCGCCGAGGCCCGCCGGCGGGGTCATGGCCTGCTCGTGGGCGTCATCAACACCGAGACCGCAGGGCTCTCCGTGCCGGTGCTGGATCCTCGCGGACGCGCACTGGCCGCGCTGACCGTCGTCGTACCACGGGACTCGCCCGAGATCCCGCAGTTCCTCATGGCGCTGCAGACTGCCGCCCGCGGCATCAGCCGGGCCATGCCCCAACCGACTGTGCCATTGAATGAGACACCCGTGGTGCGGTCCCCGCAGAGCCCCGCAGACTGA